The genomic stretch ttcatggaggatagctattgctgcatcagatacaaatacagaaaggtaagctacactcacaatacttgatttattttgttaaaagcaaatgggaccaaaaagtatttaataacaactttatGAAATACTTTTTGAAATGAGGGCTGAGTTTGGCAAATGACCCATGAGCCAAACATTTGAGACTCCTGGTTTAGATCCAAGTGTGTAGAGCAGGGttatcaaactcattttagataagGGGCCAAatgaagaaaaatctactcccaagtgggctggtgaaatcacggcacgataacttaaaaataaagacaacttcagattgttttctttgtttaaaaatagaacaagcacattctgaaaatgtacaaatcataatgttgtttttttgttttttttacacttacatgttgcggttaatagtattctacctctatttgtctgaataaattatgtgataatgttcatcagtcaactcattggtgttaaatttcaatctataaagataaaaaaacaatatcaaaatcaaattacaggatgttgtttatgtagtttgctcattttcctcgactggttcactaacgtgttttttttttttttttttgcacatgtagcataatctacaaagatacaaataatttatattgcgacatctagttggcacatttagaacagcagtttatttcattcaaaaatgtttgctcatttttatacttagcaaactcatcccgcgagcCGGATAAAACTGtttgcgggccgtatgtttgacacccctggtttaaaaatagaacaagcacattctgaaaatgtacaaatcataatgttgttggtttttttttacacttacatgttgcggtgcctagtattctacctttattatgtgataatgttcatcagtcgacTTGGTGTTAATTTTCCAAAAGTATCTATGCCTATCACCTGGTGTATAGTTCACCGCGCGTCACTGATAGATTGTGTATTGTGACACTGGAGACAAACTGTTTGTTCCTATTGGGACGTGTTGACAAAGCCTCAGTTGTCTTCGCCCCCAAAACATGTCTTGTTTGCTCCAAATCCTCTGGCGGTTGTAATGTCGGCTTTAAAAAGGAGCACGAGGCGGTCATGTAtcgtgggggagggggggtgtcaGGATGCTCCTGAACGGCACCGTCCCTCTGTCGGTTAATTTCGTCACTCCGGGCGACTTTCTCATCTTCATCTTCCACATCGTGTTCGCCACCAGCGCGGTGTCGGTGGCCGGCTCGGTGGTGGCGGGCATCTCCTTCAGCCGCTGCCTGCGCGTCCAGAACCGCTTCATCTTCATGCTTAACACCAGCATTAGCGACACCCTCACCGGCTTCTCGGTGTACTACCTGGGCCTCTTCGACGTCCAGGAGGGCTACCCGTCCAGGAACGGGACCTTCTACATCCTGCCGTCCTTCCTGGGCGTCAACGTGCTGACCTTCCTCTTCGCCCAGTTCGACCGCTACCTGGCGGTGTGTCACCCCTTCTTCTACAACCGCTACATCAGCAGGTCGCTGGTTCTCGGCGTGTGCGCCTTCTGCTGGATCTACACCTACTCCATCCTCACCGTCCAGAACATGGTGCCCATCTCCAAGGCGGCCCAGATCAACGCCTTTGGCGTGATGACGCTGCAGATCATCGTGCTCATCAAGGTGCTGATGACCGTCAAGCTGTACGTCATCGCCAGGAACCACCTGGCCAGAGAGCCCCCCAGCGCCGAGAGGGACAACAAGAAGGAGTCGCTGCGAATCATCGTCTTCGTGGTCATCTGCTTCCTGGCCCTCTGGTGCCCCTCCTTCGTCAACATCATCGTCAGGCAGCTCAGCAGGACTCACGGACTCCGGTTCAGGAACGAGGCCACCAACCTGTTCGCCATCTTGGCGCGCCTCAACGCCCTCGTCACCCCGGCCTTGTACATCTGGGGGAGTCCCGCACTGCGTGGGGCCGTGTGGAAGGTCGTGTGGCGCCGAGTGTGCCCCAGACGGAGGGCCAGGTAACAGCAACacaactgtgtcacaattatgtcagaattacaactttttttttcttgctcTCTGTTTTTCTAGAATTGATTTTAACCTCAACGGCGTGGGAACAAAATGATCATCAAGGTGCTGGTATGATCTTTTTTCAtgttaaatattttcccaaaggtgcatatatactatatgtcatatcacatacatatatatatatatatatgtaaatatcacCTTTgagaaaatatttattatattattttgtattattttgtcaattttgtccttaaataaaatagtgaacatacaagacagcttgtcttttagtagtaagtaagcaaacaaaggcccctaatttagctgctaacatattgtgtcatttatcattgtattattttgtcaaaattattaaggacaagtggtagtaaattaattattaatctacttgtagacggaatagaaattgaaagagtaaatgaaaccaaattactaggtataatgattgatgataaattgaactggaaatctcacgtaaaaaatatacaacataaagtagcaagaaacacgtcaataatgaataaagcaaaacatgttctagacaaaaaatcactgcatattctctactgctcactagtgttaccatatctgagttactgtgtagaaatatggggaaataattacaaaagtacacttcattcattaacggtgttacaaaaaagatcagttagaataatacataatgttggatatagagaacatacaaatcctttatttattgaatcaaagatactgaaattccatgacatagtgaatttgcaaacagctaaaattatgcacaaagcaaactataacttgctacccaagaatatacaacaattcttctcaacaaaagaggagaaatataatcttagagaaaaatgtaatttaaaacatttgtacgcacgtacaacacttaagaccttcagtatatcagtatgtggaattcaattatggaatggattaagcaaagcaatcaaacaatgtactaatatgatccacttcaagaaactcttcaaacttaaagtgtttacaaagtacaaagaagaagaaccatggtaaacattctcaatttatttcatccatccattcattcattcttaaagtaatcttacttatctcatcatatgaaatatgacttatttcaccaattattattattaaattcttactattatttatttatttatttttattgtgattacctatggagtttattgtgaataaattgtgaacaggaagtgaacaaaaagttttagcaactgttatgtaaagaaaaggggtaggattaaataagctctgcttcttcctactccttttcgaacatgttgaaaagagaaactggaaattgtgatgtatcatgttgtatgcttgcatgttcgaaataaactcaaactcaactcaactcaacttgttcatttactgttaatatctggttattttctgtttcaacatgttctatctacacttctgttaaaatgtaatagtcacttattcttctgttgtttgatactttacattagttttggatgataccacaaatgtgggtatcaatccgataccaagtagttacaggatcatacattggtcatattcaaagttcttctGTCCagatatatttcctgagtttataaacataatataaatttaaaaaaaaacgaaagctaGATTTTGTGATCttaaaaaatatggatgtaatcatagtagtatcgactagatacactattgtacgtggtatcattacagtggatgttaggtgtagatccaccaatggcgtttgtttatattgtcgcgtcccggaagagttggtgctgcagggaattttgTGAATTTTTTCTGTAGTGTTTAGGTTGTGTTgcagtgcaaatattctcccaaaatatgtttgtcattgttgtttagtgtggtttcactatatg from Entelurus aequoreus isolate RoL-2023_Sb linkage group LG17, RoL_Eaeq_v1.1, whole genome shotgun sequence encodes the following:
- the LOC133632011 gene encoding C5a anaphylatoxin chemotactic receptor 1-like; translation: MLLNGTVPLSVNFVTPGDFLIFIFHIVFATSAVSVAGSVVAGISFSRCLRVQNRFIFMLNTSISDTLTGFSVYYLGLFDVQEGYPSRNGTFYILPSFLGVNVLTFLFAQFDRYLAVCHPFFYNRYISRSLVLGVCAFCWIYTYSILTVQNMVPISKAAQINAFGVMTLQIIVLIKVLMTVKLYVIARNHLAREPPSAERDNKKESLRIIVFVVICFLALWCPSFVNIIVRQLSRTHGLRFRNEATNLFAILARLNALVTPALYIWGSPALRGAVWKVVWRRVCPRRRARIDFNLNGVGTK